The genomic segment TATGGTATCGCacggccaaacgcctacttaatCTAAATACAAGGATGAATCAAGTAACAAACGTGTGGAGTTTTTTACCAGTAAATTCTAGCTAAAGGGAGATTGTAGAATACATAGCCCATTGAGTAGATAACTTTTTAAGTAAGTCAGTAGCTATCCTCGTCGCATTTTCCTCTTTGAATATGCAAGcttcatttttctctttcaagGAAATCAACGTCTTGGATTTTTCATTCATCTGTTCAGCTATCTCTTCCTGCTCTTTCTGCACTGCCTCCAATTGTTTCATCAATTCCTTTTCCTTGTTCTTCAGTCCTTCAAATCTGACCTTGAGATTCTCTTCATCTTTCGATGCAGTCACcttcaaatttttaatgttcTCCATTTCATCGGAGGACTGTTGACTGTACATTTGGGATTGAGAACAGAAACGTCTCCAGTTAACCACGAGTAAAGAAAAATCGGTTAAGACTTCAAGCATTTGTTCGCCTTCTACAGCTGAAAACAAATGGTAGTAGTTGTCTTTCAAGATGGATAATGTTTTTTTCATGCAACTTTCCTTTACAGGGTCGGCAAGATCTTCCAGAGGCAACACAATCAATTTGTTGAAAAGCCGCTTCACGTTCTCAAAATTCAATGGCAGAGTTAATATTGTATCAAGAGAAGGTTGAGCTCCCATATGAGTATGATCCTGATGATGACAAGTAGAGCT from the Solanum stenotomum isolate F172 unplaced genomic scaffold, ASM1918654v1 scaffold20608, whole genome shotgun sequence genome contains:
- the LOC125850911 gene encoding uncharacterized protein LOC125850911; its protein translation is MGAQPSLDTILTLPLNFENVKRLFNKLIVLPLEDLADPVKESCMKKTLSILKDNYYHLFSAVEGEQMLEVLTDFSLLVVNWRRFCSQSQMYSQQSSDEMENIKNLKVTASKDEENLKVRFEGLKNKEKELMKQLEAVQKEQEEIAEQMNEKSKTLISLKEKNEACIFKEENATRIATDLLKKLSTQWAMYSTISL